In a single window of the Planctomycetia bacterium genome:
- a CDS encoding FAD-binding protein, whose product MAQSANAHTLAAIDQLKSTLRGEVRDDRLARALYSTDASIYEIVPDAVVFPASVEDVQHAVRICSEHRVPITPRGAGTGLAGGAVNRGVQLDCSRHLNRILEIDPARRTAMVEPGVVLDELNAALRPHGLQFAPDVATSSRATIGGMIANNSCGAHSVMYGRTVDHVRGLDVVLSDGSRQRWGQFDVAADAPRNELAAQCEAALLRVCENEREEIAARFPKVMRRNGGYALDRLCTANGRINPESIICGSEGTLVIVVGAVLNLVPLARHRGIVVAHFAELLDALAATPVALEHGPAAVELLDKLILDAARENPVMRRRPWLIEGDPRGILVIELYDDDAERLATRLHALAGDFKSRGLGYAWPVLADTALQDEVWYVRKSGLGLLMSKPGDRQTYDFVEDTAVDPGRLRDYIARFMTVLSEEGVTEASYYAHASVGCLHVKPVLNLKSAGDIARMHRIADRISSLALEFGGTMTGEHGDGILRSCWLEKMYGPRIVKAFRAVKAAFDPHNILNPGKIVDPLPMLENFRYGPAYRAENPLTVLDFSAHGGMSGLAEMCSGVGQCRQRLVGVMCPSYMATGDEQHTTRARANALRLALSNRDILDGLADPALDEVMDLCLSCKACKTECPTGVDMARLKSEWQHHRHERSGAPLGSRLVARAADFAAWGYRFAGMANKLGETRFVRDLVEAVAGFDARIRPPKFARESFRDWFARHSHRRTQRPGARRVAYFVDTWTNYFMPQVGIAAVRILEHLDCEVVVPPTVCCGRPAISKGMLLHAKKLAERNVAVLSPLVEQNIPIVGTEPSCILTFMDEAPQLVRGSKADRLGAGAMMLETFLAREYADRLKGFGMGSPILYHGHCHQKALVGTGDVVTVLKAVCGAGATELNTGCCGMAGSFGHEKDHYEVARAVGEQRLFPAVRNRGHAEIAVSGFSCREQISHHTDARPRHVIEVIADRMLNG is encoded by the coding sequence ATGGCTCAATCGGCAAACGCCCACACCCTTGCTGCGATCGACCAACTCAAGTCCACCCTGCGGGGCGAGGTGCGCGATGACCGGCTCGCGCGGGCGCTCTATTCGACCGATGCCAGCATCTATGAAATCGTTCCGGACGCGGTTGTCTTTCCGGCGTCGGTTGAGGACGTGCAACACGCCGTGCGCATTTGCAGTGAGCATCGTGTGCCGATCACGCCGCGCGGGGCGGGGACGGGTCTTGCCGGGGGGGCGGTTAATCGGGGGGTGCAGCTCGATTGCTCTCGCCATCTGAATCGCATCCTTGAGATTGATCCGGCACGGCGGACCGCGATGGTCGAACCGGGGGTGGTACTCGATGAGCTTAATGCCGCGCTGCGGCCGCACGGTCTGCAGTTCGCGCCGGACGTGGCGACGAGCAGTCGAGCCACGATCGGTGGAATGATCGCCAACAATTCCTGCGGCGCGCACTCGGTCATGTATGGCCGGACGGTGGATCATGTTCGCGGATTGGATGTCGTACTCTCTGACGGCTCGCGGCAACGCTGGGGGCAGTTCGATGTTGCGGCCGATGCTCCGCGAAACGAACTGGCCGCGCAGTGCGAGGCGGCGCTCTTGCGGGTTTGCGAGAACGAGCGTGAAGAAATCGCCGCGCGATTCCCGAAGGTGATGCGGCGAAACGGCGGATACGCCCTTGACCGGCTTTGCACCGCGAACGGGCGGATCAATCCCGAGTCGATCATCTGCGGCAGCGAGGGGACGCTGGTGATTGTCGTTGGCGCGGTATTGAATCTTGTGCCGCTGGCCCGGCATCGCGGGATCGTCGTCGCTCACTTCGCCGAACTGCTTGACGCCCTCGCCGCAACGCCCGTTGCACTGGAGCACGGCCCCGCCGCGGTCGAGCTGCTCGACAAGCTGATCCTCGACGCCGCGAGGGAGAACCCGGTAATGCGACGGCGGCCGTGGCTGATCGAGGGGGACCCGCGCGGGATTCTTGTCATTGAGCTTTACGACGACGATGCCGAACGGCTGGCAACGCGGCTTCATGCGTTGGCGGGAGATTTCAAGTCCCGCGGATTGGGATATGCCTGGCCGGTTCTGGCGGACACGGCCCTTCAGGATGAAGTCTGGTACGTTCGCAAGAGCGGGCTGGGACTGCTGATGTCCAAGCCGGGCGATCGCCAGACGTATGACTTCGTCGAGGACACGGCGGTCGATCCGGGTCGGCTGCGCGATTACATCGCGCGATTCATGACGGTGCTGTCCGAGGAGGGCGTGACGGAGGCGAGCTATTACGCCCACGCCAGCGTCGGCTGCCTGCACGTCAAGCCGGTGCTGAATCTCAAGAGCGCGGGCGACATCGCACGAATGCATCGCATTGCCGACCGAATCAGCTCGCTGGCGCTGGAGTTCGGCGGCACGATGACCGGCGAGCACGGCGACGGCATTTTACGTTCGTGCTGGCTGGAGAAGATGTACGGTCCGCGGATCGTGAAGGCTTTTCGCGCCGTGAAGGCGGCGTTTGATCCGCACAACATTCTGAACCCCGGCAAGATCGTTGATCCGCTGCCGATGCTGGAAAACTTTCGATACGGGCCCGCGTACCGGGCGGAGAATCCGCTGACGGTTCTCGATTTCTCCGCGCATGGCGGCATGTCGGGCCTTGCCGAGATGTGCAGCGGCGTCGGTCAGTGTCGCCAGAGGCTCGTCGGCGTGATGTGTCCGTCGTACATGGCCACCGGTGATGAGCAGCACACGACCCGCGCCCGGGCCAATGCCCTGCGGCTGGCACTTTCCAATCGCGACATACTCGACGGGCTGGCGGATCCGGCGCTTGACGAGGTGATGGACCTTTGCCTGTCGTGCAAGGCGTGCAAGACGGAGTGCCCAACCGGCGTGGACATGGCGCGACTCAAGTCGGAGTGGCAGCATCATCGTCATGAGAGGTCCGGCGCGCCGCTGGGCAGCCGGCTTGTGGCCCGCGCGGCGGACTTTGCTGCGTGGGGCTATCGCTTCGCGGGCATGGCGAACAAACTCGGCGAGACTCGATTTGTGCGCGATCTTGTCGAGGCGGTCGCCGGTTTTGACGCACGCATTCGTCCGCCGAAGTTTGCGCGGGAGTCGTTTCGTGACTGGTTCGCGCGGCACTCGCATCGCAGGACGCAAAGGCCCGGAGCGCGGCGCGTCGCGTATTTCGTGGATACGTGGACGAACTACTTCATGCCGCAGGTGGGCATCGCGGCCGTGCGGATCCTCGAACATCTGGACTGCGAAGTGGTAGTCCCGCCGACGGTGTGCTGCGGCAGGCCTGCGATCAGCAAGGGAATGCTCCTTCATGCGAAGAAACTCGCCGAGCGGAACGTCGCCGTGCTTTCGCCGCTTGTCGAGCAGAACATTCCAATTGTCGGCACGGAGCCGAGCTGCATTCTGACGTTTATGGATGAGGCGCCGCAACTGGTCCGCGGATCGAAGGCGGATCGACTCGGCGCCGGCGCGATGATGCTTGAGACGTTTCTTGCCCGGGAATACGCGGATCGACTGAAGGGATTTGGAATGGGCAGCCCGATTCTTTATCACGGTCACTGCCACCAGAAGGCGCTGGTGGGAACCGGTGACGTCGTGACCGTTCTAAAGGCGGTGTGCGGCGCGGGCGCGACGGAGCTGAATACCGGGTGTTGCGGGATGGCGGGCTCATTTGGACACGAGAAGGATCACTACGAAGTGGCCCGGGCAGTCGGCGAACAGCGGCTTTTTCCGGCGGTCAGAAACCGCGGCCACGCGGAGATTGCCGTGTCGGGCTTTTCATGCCGCGAGCAAATCTCTCACCACACCGATGCACGTCCGCGACACGTGATCGAGGTCATCGCCGACAGAATGCTGAACGGTTAG
- a CDS encoding electron transfer flavoprotein subunit beta/FixA family protein, producing MKILTLVKCVPESTTAIKVKSDGSGIETAGVKFVMNPFCEFAVEASLQFKEKNAGASAEITALTVGPAAHADVLRTAFAMGVDHAIHVCDDALNGIDELATARVIAAAIKDGGFEVIIAGKHAIDYDSGQVGPALAESLGWPHVGAVIAIEWAADFKSCTVRRRIEGAEEVVTVKLPALLTVDKGLCEPRYPSLPGLMKAKKRPIDTKNLAALGLSPADFSKEAVGTWMGEFSPPPPRPPGRKLTGEPADMAKELVRILREEVKVI from the coding sequence ATGAAGATATTGACGCTCGTAAAGTGTGTTCCCGAATCGACGACGGCCATCAAGGTCAAGTCGGACGGCAGCGGCATTGAGACCGCCGGCGTCAAGTTCGTGATGAACCCGTTCTGCGAGTTCGCGGTCGAGGCGTCGCTTCAGTTCAAGGAAAAGAACGCGGGGGCAAGCGCCGAAATCACCGCCCTGACCGTCGGCCCGGCGGCCCACGCGGACGTCCTGCGGACGGCCTTCGCCATGGGCGTCGATCATGCCATCCACGTTTGCGACGACGCGCTCAACGGCATCGACGAATTGGCGACCGCCCGGGTCATCGCCGCGGCGATCAAGGACGGCGGATTTGAGGTCATCATCGCCGGCAAGCATGCCATCGACTATGACAGCGGGCAGGTCGGCCCGGCCCTGGCCGAGAGTCTCGGCTGGCCCCACGTCGGCGCCGTCATCGCAATTGAGTGGGCTGCCGATTTCAAGTCGTGCACCGTTCGTCGCCGCATCGAAGGCGCAGAGGAGGTCGTGACTGTAAAGCTTCCCGCGCTCCTCACCGTGGACAAGGGCCTCTGCGAGCCGCGATATCCTTCGCTCCCGGGACTCATGAAGGCGAAGAAGCGGCCCATCGACACTAAAAACCTGGCCGCCCTGGGCCTGTCGCCCGCGGACTTCTCCAAGGAAGCCGTCGGCACCTGGATGGGCGAGTTCTCTCCCCCGCCTCCGCGACCGCCGGGCCGCAAGCTGACCGGCGAACCCGCCGACATGGCCAAGGAACTGGTCCGCATTCTGCGCGAAGAAGTAAAGGTCATCTGA
- a CDS encoding cobalamin B12-binding domain-containing protein has product MQTLPKRMLLTKVGLDGHDRGVKVLARGLRDSGMEVIYTGLWQTPAGAAKAAIEEDVDVLGVSFHSAAHLTLVPMIIEELKARGRSDLPVVIGGIIPPDDVQVMKDAGCAAVLETEASMDSIVSVIEGIASQARAARAKLTASGAVDKWISAARGGDRVALGRLLTWIENDAKPDDVARRFADVPDGALIVGMTGPPGAGKSTLIGRLLKEFRQRDKQVAVVAVDPASPLTGGALLGDRARMTLNAGDAGVFLRSAASRGQLGGLAPTTAGMVKAISASKVDVIFVETVGAGQNDVSVYQLANPLVLLMIPGTGDDLQLEKAGITEVADIFVINKADLPGAGVLDAQVRETLGTGRPIVQTVASHGQGISDLADAILAHVPKPRAKQAQRV; this is encoded by the coding sequence ATGCAGACGTTGCCGAAGAGGATGCTCTTGACCAAAGTGGGTCTTGATGGACACGACCGCGGGGTCAAGGTGTTGGCGCGCGGCCTGCGTGATTCCGGGATGGAGGTCATCTATACCGGCCTGTGGCAGACGCCCGCCGGCGCGGCGAAGGCGGCGATCGAAGAGGACGTTGACGTTCTCGGCGTGAGCTTCCACAGTGCCGCCCATCTGACTCTCGTTCCCATGATCATTGAAGAATTAAAGGCCCGCGGTCGATCCGATCTGCCGGTTGTCATCGGCGGGATCATTCCGCCCGACGACGTGCAGGTCATGAAGGATGCCGGCTGTGCGGCCGTCCTGGAGACCGAGGCGTCGATGGATTCGATTGTCTCGGTCATCGAAGGCATCGCATCGCAGGCCCGCGCAGCGCGTGCCAAGCTCACGGCGAGCGGCGCTGTCGATAAGTGGATCTCGGCGGCGCGCGGCGGCGATCGCGTGGCCCTGGGCCGATTGCTCACCTGGATCGAAAACGACGCAAAGCCCGACGATGTTGCGCGCCGCTTTGCCGACGTGCCGGACGGCGCACTGATTGTCGGAATGACCGGCCCGCCGGGCGCCGGCAAGAGCACGCTGATCGGTCGATTGCTCAAGGAGTTCCGCCAGCGCGATAAGCAGGTCGCGGTAGTGGCGGTCGATCCGGCGAGCCCGCTCACCGGTGGGGCCCTGCTCGGCGATCGCGCCCGAATGACACTGAACGCCGGCGATGCCGGTGTGTTTCTCCGATCTGCCGCCAGTCGCGGCCAGCTCGGCGGCCTCGCCCCGACTACGGCAGGCATGGTGAAGGCCATCAGCGCCTCGAAGGTGGACGTGATCTTTGTCGAGACGGTCGGCGCGGGTCAGAACGACGTCTCCGTCTATCAACTGGCGAATCCGCTGGTGCTGCTGATGATCCCCGGCACGGGCGACGATTTGCAGCTTGAAAAGGCCGGCATTACCGAAGTGGCAGACATTTTCGTAATCAACAAGGCCGATCTTCCGGGGGCGGGTGTCCTCGACGCGCAGGTGCGCGAAACTCTGGGCACGGGGCGCCCCATCGTTCAAACCGTCGCCAGTCACGGTCAGGGTATTTCCGATCTGGCCGACGCCATATTGGCCCACGTGCCGAAGCCGCGCGCGAAGCAGGCTCAGCGCGTATAG
- a CDS encoding glycogen debranching enzyme N-terminal domain-containing protein has product MNGDMYRVSPPRCNNLEEGRTLEWLVTNGRGGFAMASINQMLTRRYHGLLVAAVNPPVERFVVLAKLDATVLVDGLTYELGTNHYYEAVHPQGYRLLESFTTLPYPTWRWRAGSAVIEQTLCMGYGEDTTFVRYRVVEGNRPVQFSVRPLCTSRHFHVLTNYQEMGPPTVEDRGDMLAFSWAKDRPTWYLSHSGTFRSRADWYYHFVLPTSAARGYDSAQDLFMPGVITQTLEPGGADSLIFAASTEQKTWRAHESAFVEAAARTKVQLPADVEADPLLEALLRSSGDYLATRDGTYKTIMAGFPWFGDWGRDTFISLPGLCLVTGRHAEARRIIETFAKYVDGGMIPNRFPDWGEAPAYNTADATLWYIHSIGRYLAYTGDWSLLADSLFDVVAQIIDAHEKGTRHGIHCCEDGLLAAGEQGYALTWMDAKLPDYAVTPRIGKPVEINALWYNALQFGASFATRLGKMDRARQWEELAQRAKASFNSRFWNDQTGCLFDVVDVEGRAGEVDGAIRPNQLMAISLAYPILDASRWKAVVDICREKLLTPVGLRTLAPGSPGYCPHYAGDVHARDAAYHQGTVWPWLLGPFVSAFVKASSDSPAALETAKTFLNGLLSHIGEAGIGGVSEVADADYPHTPGGCPWQAWSVAEPLRALCEDVLRTHPPVPRERGVSGRPTVGAR; this is encoded by the coding sequence TTGAACGGCGACATGTACCGCGTTTCCCCACCACGATGCAACAATCTGGAAGAGGGGCGCACGCTTGAATGGCTGGTGACTAACGGCCGCGGCGGTTTCGCCATGGCCTCCATCAATCAGATGCTCACCCGTCGATATCACGGGCTGCTCGTCGCCGCCGTCAATCCGCCGGTCGAGCGGTTCGTCGTGCTCGCCAAGCTGGACGCCACGGTCCTCGTCGACGGGCTCACTTACGAGCTTGGCACGAATCATTACTACGAGGCCGTCCACCCACAGGGCTACCGGCTGCTCGAATCGTTCACCACCCTGCCCTATCCGACGTGGCGATGGCGTGCCGGTTCGGCGGTCATCGAGCAGACCCTGTGCATGGGCTACGGTGAGGACACGACGTTCGTCCGCTATCGGGTCGTCGAGGGCAATCGTCCGGTCCAGTTCTCGGTGCGGCCGCTCTGCACCAGCCGGCATTTTCACGTGCTCACCAACTATCAGGAGATGGGACCGCCGACCGTCGAGGATCGCGGCGACATGCTCGCGTTCTCTTGGGCAAAGGATCGCCCGACGTGGTACCTGTCGCACAGCGGTACGTTCCGCTCGCGCGCCGACTGGTATTACCACTTTGTGCTGCCCACCTCCGCCGCGCGCGGCTACGACTCGGCGCAGGACCTATTCATGCCCGGCGTGATCACCCAGACGCTCGAGCCCGGCGGCGCAGATTCACTGATCTTCGCCGCATCAACCGAGCAGAAGACCTGGCGGGCGCACGAATCGGCATTCGTCGAGGCCGCCGCCCGCACTAAGGTTCAGCTTCCCGCCGACGTGGAGGCCGACCCGCTGCTCGAGGCCTTGTTGCGATCCAGCGGGGACTACCTCGCGACGCGAGACGGCACCTACAAAACCATCATGGCGGGCTTTCCCTGGTTTGGAGATTGGGGCCGCGACACTTTCATCTCGCTGCCCGGTCTGTGCCTCGTGACCGGCCGACATGCCGAAGCGCGGCGAATCATCGAGACATTCGCCAAGTACGTCGACGGCGGCATGATCCCGAATCGCTTCCCTGACTGGGGCGAGGCCCCGGCGTACAACACCGCGGACGCCACGCTCTGGTACATCCATTCGATCGGGCGCTACCTGGCCTACACCGGCGACTGGAGCCTCCTCGCGGACAGCCTGTTCGATGTCGTCGCCCAGATCATTGACGCGCATGAAAAGGGTACGCGGCACGGCATTCACTGTTGCGAAGACGGACTGCTCGCCGCCGGTGAGCAGGGATACGCATTGACCTGGATGGACGCCAAGCTGCCGGACTACGCAGTCACCCCGCGCATCGGCAAGCCCGTCGAGATCAACGCCCTGTGGTACAACGCATTGCAGTTCGGCGCATCGTTCGCCACGCGACTGGGCAAGATGGATCGCGCACGGCAGTGGGAAGAACTCGCCCAGCGGGCGAAGGCATCCTTCAATTCAAGATTCTGGAACGACCAGACGGGCTGTCTCTTCGACGTCGTCGACGTGGAAGGTCGCGCCGGCGAAGTGGACGGCGCCATTCGTCCCAATCAACTCATGGCGATCAGCTTGGCCTATCCGATTCTCGATGCGTCGCGATGGAAGGCGGTCGTGGACATTTGCCGCGAGAAGTTGCTGACGCCCGTCGGTCTCCGCACGCTGGCCCCCGGCTCCCCGGGTTACTGTCCACATTACGCGGGCGACGTGCACGCGCGCGACGCCGCGTATCATCAGGGCACGGTCTGGCCCTGGCTGCTCGGACCTTTCGTATCAGCCTTCGTCAAGGCGTCGAGTGACTCGCCCGCGGCACTCGAGACGGCAAAAACGTTTCTCAACGGCCTCCTCTCGCACATCGGTGAGGCGGGAATCGGCGGCGTGAGCGAAGTCGCCGACGCGGATTATCCGCACACGCCCGGCGGTTGCCCCTGGCAGGCGTGGAGTGTGGCCGAGCCGCTGCGCGCATTGTGCGAGGACGTGCTCCGCACCCATCCGCCTGTTCCCCGGGAGCGGGGCGTATCGGGCCGCCCCACGGTCGGCGCACGATAG